In Subdoligranulum variabile, the genomic stretch AGCGGGATTGCGGGTCATGGCGCAGTGGGGGGCCGGATACGGCTGCGCGGCGGTGGTGTTGGGCAATACGGTTTCGGAAGGTGTATCCTGCTGCCTGATGTTGACTTTCGCGGCCAGGACCCGGGAGTTTGCCCGGCGCAGCAACGAGCCGCTGCACCCGTATACCCGGCGGGAACTGTATGAGATTGTATGGCCGGTGACAGGCAGCCGGCTGCTGGGCAGTGGACTGCAGGCGGTGGAAAGCAGCCTGATCCCGCTGACGCTGTCGCTGTATACCGGCAGCCGTGCAGTGGCCATGACCCAGTACGGCAACTTCAAGGGGATGGCGTTGCCTCTGTTGTTCTTCCCGTTTTCGGTGCTTTCTGCGCTGTCCGGTCTGTTGATGCCGGAGATCACTCGCGCCTATACCCGCGGAGACGGACAGAGCACCCGGCGTTTGATCGTTACGATGCTGAAACTGACCGGAGTGTTTTCTCTGGCGGCAGGGGCCTGTTTTGTGGTGTTTGGCCCGCAGCTGGCCCAGTGGGTGTACCGGGATGCCGAGGTGGGGCGGTATGTGCAGGTGTTGGGCTTTGTGGCGCCCTTCATGTATCTGGAAAGTATGGTGGACGGTGTTCTCAAGGGGCTGGGGGAGCAGCTGGCCACGTTCCGGTATTCTCTGATGGATTCCATTTTCCGGATTGCGGCCATTGCGCTGCTGCTGCCTCGCTACGGCATTATGGCATTTCTCGGCATCATGATTGCCTCCAATCTTTTGACTTTTACCCTCAATACACGTCGTATGCTCAAAGTGGCTGCCGCCGTATAAAAATACCCCGCCGGAAAGGCGGGGGATTGGGATTTACAGGGTCTGACCACTGACAAGTCCGTTCCACAACCGG encodes the following:
- a CDS encoding oligosaccharide flippase family protein; this encodes MTRRRVYLKNAMLLTASGLVLRMLGMGFRVVLSAYLGGEGMGLYQLILAMYMVFVSLATAGINVAATRLAAQSLARGQGMSATLRGLCAAALAFGTVAMVAQAVLAGPAARLLLHDARAETALRVLAPSLPFMAVAGALRGCFLAARRVTPNVVAQLIEQLVRMTVAVAGLRVMAQWGAGYGCAAVVLGNTVSEGVSCCLMLTFAARTREFARRSNEPLHPYTRRELYEIVWPVTGSRLLGSGLQAVESSLIPLTLSLYTGSRAVAMTQYGNFKGMALPLLFFPFSVLSALSGLLMPEITRAYTRGDGQSTRRLIVTMLKLTGVFSLAAGACFVVFGPQLAQWVYRDAEVGRYVQVLGFVAPFMYLESMVDGVLKGLGEQLATFRYSLMDSIFRIAAIALLLPRYGIMAFLGIMIASNLLTFTLNTRRMLKVAAAV